AGCGATCGTTGGGGATGGTAATTAGGGTATCCACCCGGGTTTTTAGGTTCTCGATGCCAGCCTCAGCCTGCTTTCGGCGGCGCGGGCCTTCAAAGGTAAAGGGCTTAGTAACCACCGCCACCGTCAGGGCAGCTACCTCCTTGGCCACCTCCGCTACTACAGGAGCCGCCCCAGTCCCGGTGCCACCGCCCATTCCCGCGGTGATAAACACCATATCGGCACCGGCCAACAACTCCTTAATTTGCTCCCGACTCTCCTCAGCTGCCTGTTGCCCAACGGCGGGATTGGAGCCGGCCCCCAGGCCGCGAGTTAACTTCTCTCCCAGTTTTAGCTGATGATCGGCCTTGGACATCATGAGAGCTTGTACATCTGTATTCAGAGCGATAAACTCTACTCCCTTGAGTTCAGCCTCGATCATGCGATTCACTGCGTTGTTACCGCCACCACCGACACCAACGACTTTTATATTAGCAAACTGATTATCGGTATCAAATTCGAACACTTAGCTCAGCCCCCTACGAAATCACACGCCACTGTATTCAACAGACGTAGGCTCAAATCCTGTTCAACCACCAAAAAACACCAGTTCCTATCGATAGCGAATCACGGGATTATCATAGACACTGAGGTTAACCTGCGCCACCTTTAAGTCCCGCTCCCAGACATCCAGCAGCAAAGCATTCAGCACCTGTACCTTCTTGTCCAAATTGCTCTCGTCGCCAAGGTTAACATAGATCAGGTCCGTGGTGACAAGAATCAGATCCCTTCGGTTCTCCAAGAACAACTCCGATACACCGGCCAAGACGATGGGATCCAGGCGCTGCAAAACCGAAGCAATCATGCCCAAGGTAGTATCCCGATCACCGGCATTAAGATTATCAAATCCTGTTATCACTGGAAGAGTCAAATAATCGGCAGGCAGCTGTCCCAGCACCTGCCCCGTTTCCGACACGCCGAGGAAACTACTACCCCGGCTAATCATCGCCACGGGATGCACTTCCTTCACCCGGATTACCACCTGGTCCGGTAACACCCGTTCTACAGTGGCTTGTCCAATGAAAGAAAGACGGGTGAGATTGCGGCGAGCTAACTTAGTGTCGCAAACAAAGATGTTGTCACCCGTGCTTATTCCCGACTGAGCAATGAGCCGATCTCTGGAGTAGTAGCCATTGCCAATCACGGTAATCTTTCTAATGGCAAACAGAGAAGAAGAGAAAAAACCGTATCCCCCGAGCACAACGAGAATGATTAACAGCAGTGTCGCGGTGCGTTTATTGGTAGATGCCGACAAGTTGCGCGCCCCCTTGGCCACCTTGGCAAATCCTGCAAACTACCCTTTAGCCCATTATATCACACTACTGTTGAGTTACATTAGCTCCCATACCAGTTAGTTTCTCCGTCAGTTGTTCGTACCCTCGATATACATGGTGAATATTGGTGACGGTGGTCTCCCCTTCTGCCGCCATTCCCGCCAAGATCAAGGCTGCACCGGCTCGCAAATCCGTAGCCTCCACAGTGGTGCCCGTCAGACGAGGAATTCCCCGAACAACCGCGGTGTCGCCGTTGACGGAAATCCGTGCGCCCATCCGTCGCAACTCATCAACATGTCGAAAACGATTCGGATAGATGTTCTCAGTGATGAGGCTGGTCCCATTGGCAAGGGCCATCAGCGCCATCAGCTGGGGCTGTAGGTCCGTGGGAAACCCTGGATATGGCAGAGTTCTCGCTGACACGGCCCGCAGGACACTGGGCCCTACCACCCGCATTTGCTGATCGTAAATTTCAAAATGAACTCCAGCTTCCTTCAGCTTGGCAATTAAGGCACCCAAGTGCTCTGGGATGACGGGACCAACCCAAATATCACCACCAGTAATAG
This window of the Bacillota bacterium genome carries:
- a CDS encoding FtsQ-type POTRA domain-containing protein; this encodes MSASTNKRTATLLLIILVVLGGYGFFSSSLFAIRKITVIGNGYYSRDRLIAQSGISTGDNIFVCDTKLARRNLTRLSFIGQATVERVLPDQVVIRVKEVHPVAMISRGSSFLGVSETGQVLGQLPADYLTLPVITGFDNLNAGDRDTTLGMIASVLQRLDPIVLAGVSELFLENRRDLILVTTDLIYVNLGDESNLDKKVQVLNALLLDVWERDLKVAQVNLSVYDNPVIRYR